The DNA region gattctttaccactggaccaccagggaagtccctatgtaggttttttgttgtcgttaagttttaggagttctttatatattctggatattaatcccttatcagatctATGatctgcagatattttctcccaccctGTGGGTTGCCTTTCACTCTGCTGAcagtatctctctctttttttaaaaataaaatttatttatttatttacttatttttggctgcgttgggtcttcattgctgcgcgcgggctttctctagttgcggtgagcagaagatactcttcattgcggtgcgcgggcttctcattgcgatggcttctcttgttgtagagcacaggacaggctctaggcgtgcgggcttcagtagttgtggctcacgggctctagagcacaggctcagtagttgtggagcacgggcttagttgctctgcggcatgtgggatcttcccggaccagggctcaaacccgtgtcccttgcattggcaggtggattcttaaccactgcaccaccagggaagcccctgacagtgtcttttgatgcacaaatttaaaaaattcttatgcaaaaaacaaaaaaaaaaaaacaaaaaacaaaacaaaacaaaaaaaattcttatgaagtccaatttgtctattttttcttttttgcctgtacctttggtgtcatatccaaaaattcagtgccaaatccaatgttgtgaagctttttctttcttcttacgAATGAGGCAATTTATTAACCCATCATCGTTTGTTCTAACACTTCTTGTTGGCAGCTGCCACCTGTCCAGAGATTCCATCCAGATCTCTCTGTCCGTGAGGTGTTAGTTTGAAGCCCCCATCTTGGTCCTTTTCCACCATTTTTAGCCCGTCCAGGGCTTGGAGGACCCGACGGGCCACGCTCTTGGAGCCTCTGCTGAAGTGGCTGGGCATGACACCATGTCTCTGACACACCTCATAGATCTTGGTCATGGAACCAACCCCAGCGTCACCCTGGAGGTATAGGTGCCATGCTGTGGAAGCATCTTGTATGTAGAACCAGTTCTCATCGTAGGGAGAGAGCTCTCTATGCTTGGCCAGCTTGACAGTGTCCACCCATTCAGGGACTTTCAGCTTCccggacttttttttttgcagtacgcgggcctctcactgctgtggcctctcccgctgcagagcacaggctccagacgcgcaggctcagcggccatggctcacgggcccagccgcttcgcggcatgtgggatcttcccggaccggggcacgaacccgtgtcccctgcatcggcaggcagactctcaaccactgcgccaccagggaagcccttcccggGCTTTTTGAGGAAGGCTGCCAGAGCTCTGACGAACTCCTGCTGGTTCACGTTTTTTACAGTAACTCCAGGCATCGTGCAGCCTCCAAGCTGCCAGCCAGGGGAAAGGTTGTTGTGAAGCTTTtgccccatgttttcttctaagaattgtATAGTTTTAGGTCTACAGTTGATTTATATTTGAACCACAATACATAATGTCTGAATGTCCCCATACTGGAAAGTTATAAGTCAAATACAGTTGATGCAAATAGGGGTTACTGCATACTGTAGAATTAACCAAACAACCAACAGTAAGTAAAGGATGGTAATAAACTTttagtaggacttccctggtggtccagtgggtaagactctgtgctcccaacggagggggcctgggttcgatccttggtcagggaattagatcccgcacaaatgctgcaactaagaagtccacacaccgcaactaaagattcctcgtgccgcaactaagacccattgcaacccaaataaataaatattttttaaaaaccctaacTTTTAGTAACCGTAATTCTAAAAACAATATCTGGTATGGAGGTccctcagaaaatttaaaatagaactaccatatgctccaacaatcccacttttgggtatatatccaaaagtattgaaagcagagtccagaagagatatttgcacagcCATGTTCTTAgaagcattactcacaatagccaagaggtgggtGAACCCAAGTAACCATTGAtggacaaatgaataaacaaaatgtggtaaatacatGCAACAGAATATTATCCAGTATTAAGAAGGGTGGAACATGCTTCCACCCTTGCTTCCACCCTGCCACATGCTACAGCAGggatgagccttgaggacattacaatgaaataagccagtcacaaaaagacaaatggtgcatgattccacttatatttggtatctaaagtagtcaaattcatagaaacaggaagCAGAATGATGATTACTATGGGTtggggagaaggggaaatggggagctgtTGCTTAATGGCTATAGTTCCAGCTTTGCTTGAAAAAGTTCTGGATATctgttgcacaacactgtgaatgtctTTAACACTCCTGAACTGTACAGGTAAAAATGTtagattttatatgtttttttgccacaattaaaaaaaagaaaagcataagcGACACCTGCAGTAACTGAACACCACACGAACTCAAGACTGTACTGATGGTGCCTTTTCCAAAGCTGCTGGAATTCCAGAGTCTGAAGAGTATGTGCCATGGGAAAGCTGAACTCCAGTGGCTGCCAGACTGCTTGGAATTCCAAATCCCAGGCCTCAGTCAACCCTACTGCCAGTCTATCTTTAGTTTATGGAGATCAAAGGCGCTCTTAACTCAGTAAGGGCCCCTGAGTGGTCACATTTTACCTGtgagaactgaaaaaaagaacTTGCATTTTGGAGTCCATTCGTGCCCATCGCCAGACTAAGCTTTCAGAGTTACCCTCTGGACAGCCTGCCTAAGTTGAGGCTGTTGTCTGCAGCAGGCTGCGGAAGGCGAATTTTCACAGCAGCGGGACGTTGCGACCAATCATTCGCATTCCTCAGATCAAAGTCCCCTTTCCAGACACGCCTGAGCAGGTGTTATGTCTGTTCTCA from Tursiops truncatus isolate mTurTru1 chromosome 15, mTurTru1.mat.Y, whole genome shotgun sequence includes:
- the LOC101322877 gene encoding small ribosomal subunit protein eS19; the encoded protein is MGQKLHNNLSPGWQLGGCTMPGVTVKNVNQQEFVRALAAFLKKPGKGFPGGASGKLKVPEWVDTVKLAKHRELSPYDENWFYIQDASTAWHLYLQGDAGVGSMTKIYEVCQRHGVMPSHFSRGSKSVARRVLQALDGLKMVEKDQDGGFKLTPHGQRDLDGISGQVAAANKKC